In Phreatobacter aquaticus, a single genomic region encodes these proteins:
- a CDS encoding GcrA family cell cycle regulator encodes MQLQWTDDRVELLKKLWNDGLSASQIAGELGSVTRNAVIGKVHRLGLSGRAKTPSSSAPRPRKTVRSAPSAPPRPSMPASRGNTALKPRPAPDMMPDLHVEPLPEFDNVVPMGERCTIMELKESSCRWPIGDPGKDEFRYCGARSSTGMPYCAYHARIAYQPVVDRRRDRRAMGAR; translated from the coding sequence ATGCAGCTGCAGTGGACCGACGACCGGGTTGAGCTCCTGAAGAAGCTCTGGAACGACGGCCTGAGCGCCAGCCAGATCGCTGGCGAGCTGGGCTCGGTCACCCGCAACGCCGTCATCGGCAAGGTTCACCGGCTCGGCCTCTCGGGCAGGGCGAAGACACCCTCCTCGTCGGCCCCGCGCCCCCGCAAGACCGTCCGATCGGCGCCCTCGGCGCCGCCGCGCCCGTCCATGCCGGCCTCGCGCGGCAACACCGCGCTGAAGCCGCGGCCCGCACCCGACATGATGCCCGACCTTCACGTCGAGCCGCTGCCCGAGTTCGACAATGTCGTGCCGATGGGTGAGCGCTGCACGATCATGGAGCTGAAGGAATCCTCCTGCCGCTGGCCGATCGGCGATCCGGGCAAGGACGAGTTCCGCTATTGCGGCGCGCGCTCGTCGACCGGAATGCCCTATTGCGCCTACCACGCGCGCATCGCCTACCAGCCGGTCGTCGACCGCAGGCGCGACCGCCGGGCCATGGGCGCCCGCTGA
- a CDS encoding nickel/cobalt transporter, with amino-acid sequence MARAFGRGAACLVLAVCVLALIDPALAQAPRSAFGGAPPAPGPGGLVGWIIEQQAMFYRQLSGTVRAIRQGNSGAFASLVGLSFVYGVFHAAGPGHGKAVISSYIVATGETIRRGVILAALSSLVQAVTAIALVGILALVLGATARTMGQVVNWIEIFSYGLIAAIGLRLLWSKASAFWVRFQAWRQGRPVSGLACDDNCVHLPAAEQVERLSSWRETLAIVLSVGLRPCTGAVLVLVFSMAQGIVYAGVASAFAMAVGTAITVAVIASIASSAKALAVRLASARPGALTVAMSLAEVAAALVVVIFGLALLAGYLVVERMGPF; translated from the coding sequence ATGGCTCGTGCCTTCGGCCGGGGTGCCGCATGCCTCGTTCTTGCGGTCTGCGTCCTCGCACTCATCGATCCGGCTCTGGCGCAGGCGCCCCGCTCGGCTTTCGGCGGTGCGCCGCCAGCGCCAGGCCCCGGCGGCCTGGTCGGCTGGATCATCGAGCAGCAGGCGATGTTCTATCGCCAGCTCTCCGGCACGGTCCGGGCGATCCGGCAGGGCAATTCCGGCGCCTTCGCCTCCCTTGTCGGGTTGTCCTTCGTCTATGGCGTGTTCCATGCCGCTGGCCCCGGCCACGGCAAGGCGGTGATCTCGTCCTATATCGTGGCGACCGGCGAAACGATACGCCGGGGCGTGATCCTGGCCGCCCTGTCCTCGCTGGTGCAGGCTGTCACCGCCATTGCGCTGGTTGGAATCCTGGCGCTCGTGCTCGGCGCAACCGCCCGCACGATGGGGCAGGTGGTCAACTGGATCGAGATCTTCTCCTACGGGCTGATCGCCGCCATCGGTCTCAGGCTGCTCTGGTCCAAGGCCTCGGCCTTCTGGGTGCGCTTCCAGGCCTGGCGGCAGGGCCGACCGGTCTCCGGGCTCGCCTGCGACGACAATTGCGTCCATCTGCCCGCCGCCGAACAGGTGGAGCGCCTGTCGAGCTGGCGCGAGACGCTGGCCATCGTGCTGAGCGTGGGCCTCAGGCCCTGCACCGGCGCCGTGCTGGTGCTGGTCTTCTCGATGGCGCAGGGCATCGTCTATGCCGGGGTCGCCTCGGCTTTCGCCATGGCGGTGGGGACCGCCATCACGGTCGCGGTGATCGCCTCGATCGCCTCCAGCGCCAAGGCGCTCGCCGTCAGGCTTGCCTCGGCCAGGCCCGGCGCGCTCACTGTTGCCATGAGCCTCGCCGAAGTGGCGGCAGCTCTGGTGGTGGTGATCTTCGGCCTCGCGCTGCTCGCCGGCTATCTGGTGGTCGAGCGGATGGGGCCGTTCTGA
- a CDS encoding DUF1007 family protein translates to MPRFQPITLALAALATVLWWQPVSAHPHVTVETEAHLVFDAQGQVVGLEHAWTFDEMYSSFALQGLDTNRDGQYSREELAELTKINVENLAQQKFFTVMRHERRFVSFGTPRDAWGEVKDGKLVLHFTAPIATPFKGAGRPMTVEIYDPDFFVAFTPAEGEPMRLVSAPAECRIDYTAPRGGAANPGTLSESFFQSLNSSANFGQQFAGKFTVLCP, encoded by the coding sequence GTGCCGCGATTCCAGCCGATCACGCTGGCCCTTGCCGCTCTTGCCACCGTCCTGTGGTGGCAGCCGGTCAGCGCCCATCCGCATGTCACGGTGGAGACCGAGGCGCATCTGGTGTTTGACGCCCAGGGTCAGGTCGTCGGCCTGGAGCATGCCTGGACCTTCGACGAGATGTATTCGAGCTTCGCGCTGCAGGGGCTCGATACCAACCGTGACGGGCAATATTCCCGCGAGGAACTGGCCGAGCTCACCAAGATCAATGTCGAGAACCTCGCCCAGCAGAAGTTCTTCACGGTGATGCGCCATGAGCGGCGGTTCGTGTCCTTCGGTACGCCGCGCGATGCCTGGGGCGAGGTGAAGGACGGCAAGCTGGTCCTGCATTTCACCGCGCCGATCGCAACCCCGTTCAAGGGCGCAGGGCGGCCGATGACAGTCGAGATCTACGATCCCGACTTCTTCGTCGCGTTCACGCCGGCCGAGGGCGAGCCGATGCGGCTGGTCTCGGCGCCGGCCGAATGCCGGATCGACTATACCGCTCCGCGCGGCGGTGCCGCCAATCCCGGTACCCTGTCGGAGAGCTTCTTCCAGTCGCTGAATTCCAGTGCCAATTTCGGCCAGCAATTCGCCGGCAAATTCACGGTGCTGTGCCCGTGA
- a CDS encoding DUF983 domain-containing protein, whose amino-acid sequence MTEHEWPPLSPMKTGPFGRCPRCGEGHLFDGFLKIAPSCEVCGLDYSFADPADGPAFFVMMFACVPCVILALWLEVSFQAPVWVHLVTTLPFGLLTCIPPLRPLKGWLVASQFFFKAEEGRLVTKDNPA is encoded by the coding sequence ATGACCGAGCATGAATGGCCGCCGCTGTCGCCGATGAAGACCGGGCCTTTCGGACGGTGTCCGCGCTGCGGTGAGGGGCATCTGTTCGACGGCTTCCTGAAGATCGCACCGAGCTGCGAGGTCTGCGGGCTGGACTACAGCTTCGCCGATCCGGCCGATGGTCCGGCCTTCTTCGTCATGATGTTCGCCTGCGTGCCCTGCGTGATCCTGGCGCTCTGGCTGGAGGTGAGCTTCCAGGCCCCGGTCTGGGTGCATCTCGTCACCACCCTGCCGTTCGGCCTGCTGACCTGCATTCCGCCGCTCCGGCCGCTGAAAGGCTGGCTGGTGGCGTCGCAATTCTTCTTCAAGGCCGAGGAGGGACGCCTCGTCACCAAGGACAATCCGGCCTGA
- a CDS encoding aminotransferase-like domain-containing protein, which translates to MADWMPSLAGRRGPKYLALAAALAEDIASGRLAPGAPLPPQRELAARLGIDLTTVTRALNEVRRDGLIEAAGRRGSFVRDTKTRSPAPAIGAAVDLSMNLTPHPASLHLCERLRDGYRTVLEAPDAAARLHYQEPGGALTDRSAAAEWLRPRLGAIEEDRVMVAGGAQAALSAICHQILAPNSTVIVGRATFPGMKALIEARGYRAVACEADGTGLDPDHLEQLCRTERPAALYCVPTLDNPTTATLPVERRQAIAKIARAHDLTIIEDDAYGALVPDPLAAIATLAPERTWHIASLAKCATPALRIAYVVAPTAGSALRLSSEIHASSIMAPPLNAALATLWLKTGTLAEITQAILRETAARHAILVEVLGGHDLRADPHCPHAWLSLPQSWTPMALAAAIGTGGLSVVPAEAFAATPDAPRAARLSLGAFDDLGSLRRSARRIDALLAGPPGPAALI; encoded by the coding sequence ATGGCGGACTGGATGCCGTCGCTCGCCGGCAGGCGCGGCCCGAAATATCTGGCGCTGGCGGCAGCACTGGCCGAAGACATCGCGTCCGGCCGGCTCGCACCGGGCGCCCCCTTGCCGCCGCAGCGCGAACTGGCAGCCCGCCTCGGCATCGACCTCACCACGGTGACGCGCGCGCTGAACGAGGTGAGACGCGACGGTCTGATCGAGGCGGCCGGTCGGCGCGGCAGCTTTGTCCGCGATACGAAGACCCGCAGCCCTGCGCCCGCCATCGGTGCCGCTGTCGACCTCTCCATGAATCTGACGCCCCACCCGGCGAGCCTGCATCTCTGCGAACGCCTGCGGGACGGCTATCGCACCGTGCTGGAGGCACCCGATGCGGCGGCCCGCCTGCACTATCAGGAACCCGGCGGCGCGCTGACTGACCGATCGGCCGCCGCCGAGTGGCTCAGGCCGAGGCTCGGTGCGATCGAGGAAGATCGCGTGATGGTGGCCGGTGGCGCGCAGGCCGCGCTGTCGGCGATCTGCCATCAGATCCTGGCACCGAACAGCACGGTGATCGTCGGTCGCGCCACATTCCCCGGCATGAAGGCGCTGATCGAGGCGCGCGGCTACCGGGCGGTGGCCTGTGAAGCCGATGGCACCGGGCTCGATCCCGACCATCTCGAACAGCTCTGCAGAACGGAGCGACCCGCGGCGCTCTATTGCGTGCCGACCCTCGACAACCCGACGACCGCGACGCTGCCGGTCGAACGCCGGCAGGCCATTGCCAAGATCGCCCGCGCTCATGACCTGACGATCATCGAGGACGATGCCTATGGCGCCCTTGTCCCCGACCCGCTTGCCGCGATCGCCACGCTGGCACCGGAGCGCACCTGGCACATCGCGAGCCTCGCCAAATGCGCGACCCCCGCCTTGCGGATCGCCTATGTCGTGGCGCCCACGGCCGGCAGCGCGCTGCGGCTGTCTTCGGAGATCCACGCGTCCTCGATCATGGCGCCGCCGCTCAATGCGGCGCTGGCAACGCTCTGGCTGAAGACAGGCACGCTGGCGGAGATCACCCAGGCGATCCTGCGGGAAACGGCGGCGCGACATGCCATTCTTGTCGAGGTCCTTGGCGGGCACGACCTTCGCGCCGATCCGCATTGTCCGCATGCCTGGCTCTCCCTGCCGCAGAGCTGGACGCCGATGGCTCTCGCCGCCGCCATTGGAACGGGCGGTCTGTCGGTCGTACCGGCCGAGGCGTTCGCCGCCACGCCGGACGCACCCCGTGCCGCGCGGCTGTCGCTGGGCGCTTTCGACGATCTGGGCTCGCTCCGCCGCAGCGCCCGCCGCATCGACGCGCTGCTTGCCGGGCCGCCCGGCCCCGCCGCCTTGATCTGA
- a CDS encoding M20 family metallo-hydrolase, with protein MPSPTIGNLTIDSRRLWDMLMDTAKIGGTPKGGIKRLTLTDEDRQIRDWFKTECEALGCTIHIDTVGNMTAIRPGKDASLKPIAMGSHLDTQPTGGKFDGCLGVIGGLEVLKTLHQAGYETNHPIALVNWTDEEGSRFSPAMVGSGVYAGTFTQAHADAIKDRDGVTLGEALDAIGYRGKVAPGSLEFAAYFELHIEQGPILEEEKLPIGVVKGVQGMRWFNVSITCRESHAGTTPMPYRRDALAAFAEAAVALRQIALDHAPYGLATIGIVEAKPASINIIPGQIDFTLDLRHPDASQLQTMKVKALTVIEKAAERHHGTAVVSEFWDSPPVVFDAGCVAAVKAAADKLGLPTRDMVSGAGHDAAYTARVCPTAMIFVPCKDGLSHNEEESSTQDECANGTQVLLEALIAYDAR; from the coding sequence ATGCCCAGCCCGACCATCGGCAACCTGACCATCGACAGCCGCCGTCTCTGGGACATGCTCATGGACACCGCCAAGATTGGCGGCACGCCGAAGGGCGGCATCAAGCGCCTGACCTTGACCGACGAGGACCGCCAGATCCGCGACTGGTTCAAGACCGAGTGCGAGGCTCTCGGCTGCACCATCCACATCGACACCGTCGGCAACATGACGGCGATCCGGCCGGGCAAGGATGCCTCGCTCAAGCCGATCGCCATGGGGAGCCATCTCGACACCCAGCCGACCGGCGGCAAGTTCGACGGCTGTCTCGGCGTGATCGGCGGGCTTGAAGTGCTGAAGACGCTGCACCAGGCCGGCTACGAGACCAACCACCCGATAGCCCTCGTCAACTGGACCGACGAGGAAGGCTCGCGCTTCTCGCCCGCCATGGTCGGCTCCGGCGTCTATGCCGGCACGTTCACCCAGGCCCATGCCGACGCGATCAAGGACCGCGACGGCGTCACCCTGGGCGAGGCGCTCGACGCCATCGGCTATCGCGGCAAGGTCGCCCCGGGCTCGCTGGAATTCGCCGCCTATTTCGAGCTGCATATCGAACAGGGGCCGATCCTCGAGGAGGAGAAGCTGCCCATCGGCGTGGTCAAGGGCGTGCAGGGCATGCGCTGGTTCAACGTCTCGATCACCTGTCGCGAGAGCCATGCCGGCACCACGCCCATGCCCTATCGCCGCGATGCGCTGGCGGCCTTCGCTGAAGCCGCTGTGGCGCTGCGCCAGATCGCCCTCGACCATGCGCCCTATGGGCTTGCCACCATCGGCATCGTCGAGGCGAAGCCCGCCTCGATCAACATCATCCCCGGCCAGATCGATTTCACCCTCGACCTCCGCCACCCCGACGCGTCCCAGCTGCAGACCATGAAGGTGAAGGCGCTGACCGTCATCGAGAAGGCGGCCGAGCGTCACCATGGAACGGCCGTGGTCAGCGAGTTCTGGGATTCCCCGCCTGTGGTGTTCGATGCCGGCTGCGTCGCAGCCGTCAAGGCCGCTGCCGACAAGCTCGGCCTGCCGACCCGCGACATGGTCTCGGGCGCCGGCCATGATGCCGCCTACACGGCGCGCGTCTGCCCGACCGCGATGATCTTCGTGCCCTGCAAGGACGGCCTCTCCCACAACGAGGAGGAGAGCTCGACGCAGGACGAATGCGCCAATGGCACGCAGGTTCTGCTGGAAGCGCTGATCGCCTACGACGCGAGGTGA
- the dapB gene encoding 4-hydroxy-tetrahydrodipicolinate reductase: MSDMRLVIAGAAGRMGRVLVRLIQETPGLKLSGAIEPEGHVAIGEDAGLLAGAGRALVQISSNADLALGQADGIIDFTIPAVSVELAGLAAKHRKVHVIGTTGFSVAEEEAIASSARMATIMKSGNYSLGVNLLQALVKKAAAALDEDFDIEIVEMHHNKKIDAPSGTALMFGEAAAAGRGIDLAQQSERGRDGHTGPRKRGAIGFAALRGGTVVGDHTVTFAGPAERISLSHFAEDRGLFARGALKAAIWAKGKPAGLYSMADVLGLTDL, translated from the coding sequence ATGTCCGATATGCGCCTTGTCATTGCCGGAGCCGCCGGCCGCATGGGCCGCGTGCTGGTCCGTCTCATCCAGGAGACGCCGGGGCTGAAACTGTCGGGCGCGATCGAGCCCGAGGGGCATGTCGCGATCGGCGAGGATGCCGGACTGCTGGCCGGCGCCGGCCGCGCGCTGGTGCAGATCTCGTCCAATGCCGATCTGGCCCTCGGCCAGGCCGACGGCATCATCGATTTCACCATTCCCGCCGTCTCGGTGGAGCTTGCCGGCCTCGCCGCCAAGCACCGCAAGGTCCATGTCATCGGCACGACCGGTTTCTCGGTCGCCGAGGAAGAGGCGATCGCCTCCTCGGCGCGCATGGCGACCATCATGAAGTCGGGCAATTACTCGCTCGGCGTGAACCTGCTGCAGGCGCTGGTGAAGAAGGCCGCCGCCGCCCTCGACGAGGATTTCGACATCGAGATCGTCGAGATGCACCACAACAAGAAGATCGATGCGCCCTCCGGCACCGCGCTGATGTTCGGCGAGGCCGCCGCCGCCGGCCGCGGCATCGATCTCGCCCAACAGTCGGAACGCGGCCGCGACGGCCATACCGGTCCGCGCAAGCGCGGCGCCATCGGCTTTGCGGCGCTCCGCGGCGGCACCGTGGTCGGCGACCACACCGTCACCTTCGCCGGCCCCGCCGAGCGCATTTCGCTCTCCCATTTCGCCGAGGACCGCGGCCTGTTCGCCCGCGGCGCGCTCAAGGCCGCGATCTGGGCCAAGGGCAAGCCCGCCGGTCTCTATTCCATGGCCGACGTTCTCGGCCTCACTGATCTCTGA
- a CDS encoding 2,3-bisphosphoglycerate-dependent phosphoglycerate mutase: MTERLLVLSRHGESEWNLKNLFTGWKDPGLTDKGVEEAKAGGRRLKALGISFDIAFTSDLSRAQRTCDLILSEIGQPNLETIRDWRLNERDYGDLSGLNKKETADKYGDEQVHIWRRSYDVPPPGGESLKDTVARVLPYYVETILPRVMRGERVLVAAHGNSLRALIMVLDHLDSTTIPSLELKTGVPLVYRLNADTTVASKQVLEG; the protein is encoded by the coding sequence ATGACCGAGCGGCTTCTCGTGCTCTCCCGCCATGGCGAGAGCGAGTGGAACCTGAAGAACCTGTTCACCGGCTGGAAGGACCCGGGCCTGACCGACAAGGGCGTCGAGGAAGCCAAGGCCGGTGGGCGCCGTCTGAAGGCGCTCGGCATCTCCTTCGACATCGCGTTTACCTCCGACCTGTCGCGGGCGCAGCGCACCTGCGACCTGATCCTCAGCGAGATCGGCCAGCCGAACCTCGAGACCATCCGCGACTGGCGGCTGAACGAGCGCGACTACGGCGACCTCTCCGGCCTCAACAAGAAGGAGACGGCGGATAAATATGGCGACGAGCAGGTGCACATCTGGCGCCGCTCCTATGACGTGCCGCCGCCGGGTGGCGAGAGCCTGAAGGACACGGTGGCCCGCGTGCTGCCCTATTATGTCGAGACGATCCTGCCGCGGGTGATGCGCGGCGAGCGAGTGCTGGTGGCAGCCCACGGCAATTCGCTGCGCGCACTGATCATGGTGCTCGACCATCTCGACAGCACGACGATCCCCTCACTGGAACTGAAGACCGGCGTGCCGCTGGTCTACCGGCTGAACGCCGATACGACGGTGGCGTCGAAGCAGGTGCTGGAGGGGTAA
- a CDS encoding phosphoribosylaminoimidazolesuccinocarboxamide synthase gives MDLADLKRRAGEVLNDATIPELPNHYRGKVRDNYDLADGSRIIIATDRISAFDIILAAIPFKGHVLTQTARYWFEQTADICPNHVIAYPDPNVVVGKRLDILPVEIVVRGYLAGTTGTSVLTMYNKGQRQMYGITLPDGMKANQKLPAPIITPTSKAFDGGHDEPLTPDEILAKGLLTKQQWETLQTYAFALFARGQQKAAERGLILVDTKYEFGTDADGRIVLADEIHTPDSSRYWRASTYPERFERGEKPDSFDKDFVRNWVVARCDPYKDPVPAIPQDVIVATAAVYIEAFETITGKRFDPAEETGPVIERIRANLKRYF, from the coding sequence ATGGATCTGGCGGACCTCAAGCGGCGCGCGGGCGAAGTGCTCAACGACGCGACGATCCCCGAACTGCCGAACCATTACCGTGGCAAGGTGCGCGACAATTACGACCTCGCCGACGGCAGCCGGATCATCATCGCGACCGACCGCATCTCGGCCTTCGACATCATCCTCGCCGCCATTCCCTTCAAGGGCCACGTACTGACCCAGACGGCGCGCTACTGGTTCGAGCAGACGGCCGACATCTGTCCGAACCACGTCATCGCCTATCCCGATCCGAATGTGGTGGTGGGCAAGCGGCTCGACATCCTGCCGGTGGAGATCGTGGTGCGCGGCTATCTGGCCGGGACCACCGGCACCTCGGTGCTGACCATGTACAACAAGGGGCAGCGGCAGATGTACGGCATCACACTGCCCGACGGCATGAAGGCCAACCAGAAGCTCCCCGCGCCGATCATCACGCCGACCTCCAAGGCCTTCGATGGCGGCCACGACGAGCCGCTGACGCCCGACGAGATCCTGGCCAAGGGCCTGCTGACGAAACAGCAGTGGGAGACGCTGCAGACTTACGCCTTCGCGCTGTTTGCGCGCGGGCAGCAGAAGGCGGCCGAGCGGGGGCTGATCCTGGTCGACACGAAATATGAGTTCGGCACCGATGCCGACGGCCGCATCGTGCTGGCGGACGAGATCCACACGCCGGATTCCAGCCGCTACTGGCGCGCCTCGACCTATCCCGAGCGGTTCGAACGTGGCGAGAAGCCAGACAGTTTCGACAAGGACTTCGTGCGCAACTGGGTGGTGGCGCGCTGCGACCCCTACAAGGATCCGGTGCCGGCTATCCCGCAGGATGTGATCGTGGCGACGGCGGCGGTCTATATCGAGGCGTTCGAGACGATCACCGGGAAGAGGTTCGATCCGGCGGAAGAGACCGGCCCGGTGATCGAGCGGATCCGGGCGAACCTGAAGCGGTATTTCTGA
- a CDS encoding DedA family protein — MDTLVGPFIEFVKANQAWAPAIIFALCFAESLAVLSLIVPAWAMIVAFGPLMGTAGIPFTPILIAAALGAAAGDWISYWFGYVFKDKVGQIWPLSKYPDMLPKGHAFFEKWGVWAIFLGRFSGPLRASVPLIAGMVAMPQVKFQIANVVSAFIWAGALLLPGNYLGQYLPFLHK, encoded by the coding sequence ATGGATACGCTCGTCGGCCCCTTCATCGAGTTCGTCAAGGCCAACCAGGCCTGGGCCCCCGCCATCATCTTCGCGCTGTGCTTTGCCGAATCCCTCGCCGTGCTGTCGCTGATCGTGCCCGCCTGGGCGATGATCGTCGCCTTCGGCCCGCTGATGGGCACGGCCGGAATTCCCTTCACGCCGATCCTGATCGCGGCCGCCCTCGGCGCCGCAGCCGGCGACTGGATCTCCTACTGGTTCGGCTACGTGTTCAAGGACAAGGTCGGCCAGATCTGGCCCTTGTCGAAATATCCGGACATGCTGCCCAAGGGCCATGCCTTCTTCGAGAAATGGGGCGTCTGGGCGATCTTCCTCGGCCGTTTCTCGGGGCCGCTCCGCGCCTCCGTGCCGCTGATCGCCGGCATGGTCGCCATGCCGCAGGTGAAGTTCCAGATCGCCAATGTCGTCTCGGCCTTCATCTGGGCCGGCGCGCTGTTGCTGCCTGGCAATTATCTCGGCCAGTACCTGCCGTTCCTGCACAAATAG
- a CDS encoding creatininase family protein — protein sequence MLPRQLWAEMTTEEFRTSDTSQWIAVLPIAAVEQHGPHLAVAVDTVIAEGNLQAVRDILPKGLPVTFLPVVWMGKSDEHLSFPGTLTISAETQIRLLTELGDSVARAGVKKLIIANSHGGNVAVMEIVARELRQRHSMLVVQCSWTRLGQPDGLFADAETRHGIHGGAIETSQMLHFRRDLVHMAKARDFVSAAVAMEARYERLRATGPISFGWMSEDLSVAGAIGNAAAATPADGRLLTEHVAKAFVALLEDVRRFPVDKLGSGSLG from the coding sequence ATGTTGCCGCGACAGCTCTGGGCCGAGATGACGACGGAGGAGTTCCGGACCTCCGACACGTCGCAATGGATCGCGGTGCTGCCGATCGCGGCTGTCGAGCAGCATGGGCCGCATCTGGCTGTCGCCGTCGATACGGTGATCGCCGAGGGCAATCTTCAGGCTGTCCGCGACATCCTGCCGAAAGGGCTGCCAGTCACGTTCCTGCCTGTCGTCTGGATGGGCAAGTCGGACGAGCATCTGTCGTTTCCCGGCACGCTGACCATTTCGGCCGAGACCCAGATCCGGCTCCTGACCGAGCTTGGCGACAGCGTGGCGCGGGCCGGCGTGAAGAAGCTGATCATCGCCAATTCCCATGGCGGCAATGTCGCGGTGATGGAGATCGTCGCGCGGGAGCTGCGCCAGCGCCATTCCATGCTGGTGGTGCAATGTTCGTGGACAAGGCTCGGCCAGCCCGACGGGCTGTTCGCGGACGCGGAGACCCGCCACGGCATCCATGGCGGCGCCATCGAGACGTCGCAGATGCTGCATTTCCGGCGCGACCTCGTCCACATGGCGAAGGCGCGCGATTTCGTCTCGGCGGCGGTGGCGATGGAGGCGCGCTACGAGCGCCTGCGGGCAACCGGCCCGATCAGCTTCGGCTGGATGAGCGAGGATCTCTCTGTTGCGGGTGCCATCGGCAATGCGGCGGCAGCCACGCCGGCGGACGGGCGGCTCCTGACCGAGCACGTGGCGAAGGCCTTCGTGGCGCTGCTGGAGGATGTCCGGCGGTTCCCGGTGGACAAGCTCGGCAGCGGCTCGCTGGGCTGA
- a CDS encoding RidA family protein: MLDKRTPAALPAPFAKYSHSVIVPAGTRMLFCSGQLGIAADATVPEGSEAQADLCFQAIGHLLADAGMGFADIVRINAFVTDRSEMAGYMASRDRHMPTPPPASTLMIVSGFTRPEFKVEIEIVAAKKD; the protein is encoded by the coding sequence ATGCTCGACAAGCGCACGCCCGCGGCGCTGCCCGCGCCCTTCGCCAAATATTCCCATTCGGTGATCGTGCCGGCCGGCACGCGCATGCTGTTCTGCTCGGGTCAGCTCGGCATTGCTGCCGACGCGACCGTGCCGGAGGGTTCGGAGGCGCAGGCCGATCTCTGCTTCCAGGCGATCGGTCACCTGCTCGCCGATGCCGGCATGGGCTTCGCCGATATCGTCCGGATCAATGCCTTCGTCACCGACCGCTCCGAGATGGCCGGCTACATGGCCTCGCGTGACCGGCACATGCCGACCCCGCCGCCGGCCTCCACCCTGATGATCGTGTCGGGTTTCACGCGGCCCGAGTTCAAGGTGGAGATCGAAATCGTCGCGGCGAAGAAGGACTGA
- a CDS encoding Lrp/AsnC family transcriptional regulator, translating to MDDTDRRILQVLQQDASLSIAEIASRAGLSTTPAWKRIQKLEAEGIIRGRVALLDPKKLGLGLTVFVSVETSDHSEGWLARFAELVSAMPEVMEFYRMAGDVDYMLRVVVADMDAYDAFYKRLIAQAPLKNVTSRFAMERIKQTTALPLQPIVK from the coding sequence ATGGACGATACCGACCGCCGCATCCTCCAGGTCCTCCAGCAGGACGCCTCGCTGTCGATCGCGGAGATCGCGTCGCGCGCCGGCCTGTCGACCACGCCGGCCTGGAAGCGCATCCAGAAGCTCGAGGCAGAAGGCATCATCCGGGGCCGGGTTGCGTTGCTCGATCCGAAGAAGCTTGGCCTCGGCCTTACCGTCTTCGTCTCGGTGGAGACGTCCGATCATTCCGAGGGCTGGCTTGCCCGCTTTGCGGAACTCGTCTCGGCCATGCCGGAGGTGATGGAATTCTACCGGATGGCCGGCGATGTCGATTACATGCTGCGCGTGGTCGTGGCCGACATGGATGCCTATGATGCCTTCTACAAGCGGCTGATCGCCCAGGCGCCGCTGAAGAATGTCACGTCGCGCTTCGCCATGGAGCGCATCAAGCAGACCACCGCCCTGCCGCTCCAGCCGATTGTCAAATGA